The following are encoded in a window of Arthrobacter sp. NicSoilB4 genomic DNA:
- a CDS encoding TetR family transcriptional regulator, with protein sequence MTQQLEATRRTPLNRDRVLRAAVALADEVGFESLSMRRLAEELGVVPMALYKHVANKEELLDGMVANLIGEIDPPVPDADWKSAVRLRVLSARRSLQRHPWARQAIESRTNKTPAVLDYMESFTGMFLAGGFSADLTHHVMHALGGRMWGFTQELFDDPAGTTAESPAAVPPDAQAEMFQQMAARYPNIMAIATSTHHDEGSVVGHGCDDQFEFEFALDLLLDGFERLQERGWSSRQAKQDHNGAGVQQGAPLPE encoded by the coding sequence ATGACTCAGCAGTTGGAGGCAACACGCCGCACGCCCTTGAACCGGGACCGGGTGCTGCGGGCCGCTGTTGCCCTCGCTGATGAAGTGGGCTTCGAGTCGCTCAGCATGCGCCGGCTCGCCGAGGAGCTCGGCGTGGTCCCTATGGCGCTGTACAAGCACGTCGCCAACAAAGAGGAACTTCTCGACGGGATGGTCGCGAACCTCATCGGCGAGATCGATCCCCCGGTGCCCGATGCGGACTGGAAGAGCGCCGTCCGGTTGCGGGTACTCTCGGCGAGGCGGTCACTGCAGCGGCATCCGTGGGCCCGTCAAGCCATTGAATCCCGTACCAACAAGACGCCTGCCGTCCTTGACTACATGGAATCATTTACGGGCATGTTCTTGGCTGGCGGCTTCTCGGCGGACCTCACGCACCACGTGATGCATGCCCTCGGCGGCCGTATGTGGGGCTTCACCCAGGAGCTGTTCGACGACCCGGCGGGAACGACGGCGGAGTCCCCGGCAGCGGTGCCGCCGGACGCCCAGGCCGAAATGTTCCAGCAGATGGCCGCGCGGTATCCGAACATCATGGCAATCGCCACCTCGACGCACCACGACGAAGGTTCGGTTGTCGGACACGGCTGCGACGACCAGTTCGAGTTCGAGTTTGCCCTCGATCTGCTCCTGGACGGCTTTGAGCGGCTGCAAGAACGGGGCTGGTCATCGAGGCAGGCGAAGCAGGACCACAACGGGGCCGGGGTGCAGCAAGGCGCGCCCTTGCCGGAATAG